The Bifidobacterium eulemuris genome includes a window with the following:
- a CDS encoding ABC transporter ATP-binding protein, whose protein sequence is MAYIEFDRVVKEYPSGGTTIRALDEASFTADEGKLTVILGQSGAGKTTALNILGGMDTATSGRVVVGGRDITELKKRDLIGYRRTDIGFVFQFYNLVPNLTALENVELASQICSDHFDPAQTLAKVGLGDRLNNFPAQLSGGEQQRVSIARAIAKKPKLLLCDEPTGALDYETGRDVLQLLQDICRDENMTVMIITHNSALAPMAHKVVRFRSGKVTGQEEHPTPTPIADIEW, encoded by the coding sequence ATGGCCTACATCGAATTCGACCGGGTGGTCAAGGAATATCCCTCCGGCGGCACGACCATCCGCGCGCTCGACGAGGCGAGCTTCACCGCGGACGAAGGCAAACTCACCGTGATCCTTGGACAGTCCGGTGCCGGCAAAACCACCGCGCTGAACATTCTGGGCGGTATGGATACCGCCACCTCGGGCCGGGTGGTCGTCGGCGGCCGCGATATCACCGAACTGAAGAAGCGCGATCTTATCGGCTACCGCCGCACCGATATCGGATTCGTGTTCCAGTTCTACAATCTGGTGCCGAATCTCACCGCGTTGGAGAACGTGGAACTCGCCTCGCAGATCTGCAGCGACCACTTCGATCCGGCCCAGACGCTGGCCAAAGTGGGATTGGGCGACCGTTTGAACAATTTTCCCGCGCAATTGTCGGGCGGCGAGCAGCAGCGTGTGTCCATCGCGCGCGCGATCGCGAAGAAGCCGAAACTGCTGCTGTGCGACGAGCCGACCGGCGCGTTGGATTACGAGACCGGCAGGGATGTGCTGCAGCTGCTGCAGGATATCTGCCGCGACGAGAACATGACCGTGATGATCATCACCCACAATTCGGCGCTGGCACCGATGGCGCATAAGGTGGTCCGTTTCCGCTCCGGCAAGGTGACGGGGCAGGAGGAGCATCCCACGCCGACTCCTATCGCGGATATCGAATGGTAG